A single region of the Kwoniella botswanensis chromosome 1, complete sequence genome encodes:
- a CDS encoding haloacid dehalogenase, type II translates to MTLTICFDALGTCFTLQDIVKAVEERYGEGLAKKGWGSKGFVMDWFHSAQRDYTYLSLISPPPPPISSILKTSLPLSLSSALSIPPPTSSELEGITSLLSSLPAAPTLKEAFSYLANNEAKLAIITNGAKSTTEGYASKAGIIDYISSVVSCDDVGYAKPHKEVYEAANSLCERLEEGGKGQRWFVAAHLWDLAAAKKAGFKTALVLELPSESVDNDKQDESLNRWYETYGGRPDIVGKSLLEVAQEIIKKN, encoded by the exons ATGACTCTCACAATCTGCTTCGATGCCCTCGGGACGTGTTTCACCCTTCAAGATATCGTCAAGGCTgtcgaagagagatatgGAGAAGGGTTGGCGAAAAAAGGGTGGGGTAGTAAGGGATTCGTGATGGATTGG TTTCACTCGGCTCAAAGGGACTATACA TACCTATCCCTCATCTctccgcctcctcctccgaTATCTTCTATCCTCAAAACCTCTCTACCTTTATCCCTCTCATCTGCTCTTTCGATACCTCCCCCCACGTCTTCAGAGCTAGAAGGGATAACGTCACTCTTATCGTCTCTTCCAGCTGCGCCTACGTTGAAAGAGGCTTTCAGCTACTTAGCAAACAACGAAGCCAAGTTagccatcatcaccaatgGAGCTAAATCGACTACTGAGGGATACGCCTCCAAAGCCGGTATAATAGACTATATCTCGAGTGTAGTAAGCTGCGATGATGTAGGATATGCCAAACCACACAAGGAGGTGTACGAAGCCGCCAACAGTCTTTGTGAGAGAttggaggagggagggaAGGGCCAGAGATGGTTCGTTGCTGCGCATCTTTGGGACTTGGCAGCGGCTAAGAAAGCTGG GTTCAAAACCGCTTTGGTGCTCGAGTTGCCTTCTGAGTCGGTAGATAATGACAAACAAGATGAGAGTTTGAACAGATGGTATGAAACTTATGGTGGAAGACCTGATATAGTTGGGAAAAGTCTATTGGAAGTTGCTCAAGAAATCATAAAGAAGAATTGa